The following proteins come from a genomic window of Corallococcus sp. NCRR:
- a CDS encoding Hsp70 family protein, with protein sequence MKCLELLSRQPHIPSRLAVRKVGLSLEFSLLSQDTPAEGALVGNFKPRLIEPDEEFWISLPRADGKFEQVPLTGRQCCEAFMMEISKLLKKGGRKIGQDTMLRFSEPPFPKAEERKAYQDSVRAAAKEAGLGSAISFFREPDAVFEYFRLLQQKIPPQGNSLNVLVLDFGGGTCNVSVVSTTRQGGLWKRYIAAPVAAEASKAGGLYIDQQLLTQALLGAGLKHLYATASHTEERKAYEAWVERHSSEAEALKRRVSETGEKHKLKIKLDGKLADLAGGTQELVIELDENRLKAIVDKHWSERGIRDAMDRVLTKLRTKLSKTAKRKDISEEHDPRTLITHVLIAGGSSRLPGFIDHVKQYFAPSHPEFIRVGKDYPYVVAVGTGLNHLALNRALVDNRATAQPPPQGTAELTDSEPLRSTDSTFIGAFQDDLCLSWHPNHGDMEPQLLVDSQTSPLELLEKPITRDIKLPVNGGKGFRHVRDHRHGYQVAFRNDPEARGSLSGQRLNVTDHSLQFPTDAKKKSAHMQIHMQGDPGHSLEMILQVFSPQDGKYTSERRIPFLSKDAPPKAATPPHPQGPTQAAKGTSRPESRMSAPQGMLSTKALDVLCIDFGTTNTTLIDLVEASDITQEQFMDRVLPSHRHNSRWRDWTRTPRTFPSSLRTLKSRAPTHHRRSPLRPLNRRKQPLRPHLPKACSRTSPRLQAHRTGLRSISIPHPY encoded by the coding sequence TTGAAGTGTCTGGAACTGCTTTCCCGTCAGCCACATATTCCATCACGGCTTGCCGTCCGGAAGGTCGGACTTTCCCTGGAGTTCTCACTTCTCAGCCAAGACACTCCTGCCGAAGGAGCGTTGGTCGGCAATTTCAAGCCAAGGCTGATTGAGCCAGACGAAGAGTTCTGGATTTCTCTTCCGAGGGCTGATGGCAAGTTCGAGCAGGTTCCCCTCACAGGACGGCAGTGCTGTGAAGCATTCATGATGGAGATCTCCAAGCTTCTCAAAAAGGGCGGGAGGAAAATCGGCCAAGATACAATGTTACGATTTTCAGAGCCGCCCTTCCCCAAAGCAGAAGAGCGCAAGGCCTACCAGGATTCTGTCCGTGCTGCCGCCAAGGAAGCAGGCCTCGGCAGCGCTATTAGCTTCTTCCGGGAACCTGACGCCGTCTTCGAATACTTTCGGCTTCTCCAGCAAAAGATTCCGCCCCAGGGAAACTCACTCAATGTCCTAGTGTTGGACTTCGGCGGCGGGACCTGCAACGTCAGTGTTGTTTCTACCACACGGCAAGGCGGACTCTGGAAGCGATACATCGCAGCCCCAGTGGCTGCGGAAGCATCCAAAGCCGGTGGCCTCTACATTGATCAGCAGTTGCTTACCCAAGCGCTTCTGGGAGCCGGACTCAAGCATCTTTATGCAACAGCCTCACATACAGAAGAGCGTAAGGCCTATGAAGCATGGGTCGAGCGCCACAGTTCCGAGGCAGAAGCACTTAAGCGCAGGGTGAGCGAGACAGGGGAGAAGCACAAACTCAAGATTAAGCTTGACGGAAAACTCGCCGATCTTGCGGGAGGAACGCAAGAACTCGTCATCGAGCTTGACGAGAATCGCTTAAAAGCAATCGTCGACAAGCATTGGAGCGAAAGAGGAATCCGCGATGCAATGGATCGAGTCCTCACAAAACTCCGCACGAAACTATCCAAAACAGCCAAGCGCAAGGACATCTCGGAGGAGCATGACCCAAGAACCCTCATCACGCATGTCCTTATTGCAGGTGGCTCCTCTCGTCTGCCCGGCTTTATCGACCATGTGAAGCAGTATTTCGCCCCCTCACATCCAGAGTTCATCCGGGTTGGAAAGGACTATCCGTATGTGGTGGCCGTTGGAACAGGGCTCAACCATCTGGCCCTCAATCGCGCCTTGGTCGATAACAGAGCAACCGCCCAACCTCCACCGCAAGGCACAGCAGAACTCACCGATTCGGAACCCCTCCGCTCAACAGACTCGACCTTCATTGGTGCGTTCCAGGACGACCTGTGCCTGTCCTGGCACCCAAACCATGGAGACATGGAACCTCAACTCCTAGTCGACAGCCAAACAAGCCCATTGGAGCTTCTTGAAAAGCCCATCACCCGGGACATCAAGTTGCCGGTTAACGGAGGCAAAGGCTTCCGCCATGTCCGGGACCATCGCCATGGGTACCAAGTGGCCTTCCGTAACGATCCAGAAGCGAGAGGTAGCTTGAGCGGTCAGCGACTCAATGTCACCGACCACAGCCTCCAGTTTCCGACCGATGCAAAGAAGAAATCAGCCCACATGCAGATCCACATGCAGGGGGATCCTGGCCACTCTCTGGAAATGATCCTTCAAGTGTTCTCGCCGCAGGACGGCAAGTACACCAGCGAGCGGCGAATCCCCTTTCTCTCGAAGGATGCGCCCCCCAAGGCGGCCACGCCCCCTCACCCTCAGGGGCCAACACAGGCCGCCAAGGGTACATCCAGGCCCGAAAGCCGCATGTCAGCCCCTCAGGGCATGCTGTCGACCAAGGCACTCGATGTCCTTTGCATCGACTTTGGCACGACCAACACCACCCTCATAGATTTGGTGGAGGCCTCGGACATTACTCAGGAACAGTTCATGGATCGAGTCCTCCCGAGCCACAGACACAACTCCCGTTGGAGAGACTGGACGCGGACTCCGCGCACGTTCCCATCAAGCCTTCGCACTCTCAAGTCTCGAGCCCCAACCCATCATCGTCGCAGTCCCTTGCGCCCCCTCAATCGGCGGAAGCAACCTTTGCGGCCCCATCTCCCGAAGGCATGCTCGCGAACGAGTCCTCGGCTCCAAGCACACCGAACAGGACTCAGGTCAATCTCGATCCCACATCCATATTGA
- a CDS encoding DUF3142 domain-containing protein produces MTLLCLPLSVAPTPPVSPPPRLVLWAWERPEDLGFLEGRAVDVAFLLATMDLTDEDVHVVPRRQPLRVPPGTALKATVRLQMLPGSSLARFGPERLESLAASLDALVSRRPDVTALQLDFDARASEYDAYVDLLQRLRARLPPGMPLSITGLASWCVPGSWIARAPVDEVVPQLFRMGPDAPVWRARFARGLPPPCVGSMGLAMDEWQPVPPGVSTLYLFNPRPWTPDAFARAVAETRP; encoded by the coding sequence ATGACGCTGCTGTGCCTGCCGCTGTCCGTGGCCCCGACGCCGCCGGTGTCTCCGCCGCCGCGCCTGGTCCTCTGGGCCTGGGAGCGGCCGGAGGACCTGGGCTTCCTGGAAGGCCGCGCGGTGGACGTCGCCTTCCTGCTCGCGACGATGGACCTCACGGACGAAGACGTCCACGTGGTGCCTCGCAGGCAGCCGCTCCGGGTTCCGCCGGGCACCGCGTTGAAGGCCACCGTGCGGTTGCAGATGCTTCCGGGAAGCTCGTTGGCGCGCTTCGGTCCGGAGCGTCTGGAGTCGCTGGCCGCGAGCCTGGATGCGCTCGTGAGCCGCCGCCCTGACGTGACGGCGCTGCAACTGGACTTCGATGCGCGTGCATCGGAATACGACGCCTACGTCGACCTGCTCCAGCGGCTGCGCGCGCGCCTGCCTCCGGGGATGCCGCTGTCCATCACGGGGCTCGCGTCGTGGTGTGTGCCCGGCAGCTGGATTGCCCGCGCGCCCGTGGATGAAGTGGTGCCGCAGCTCTTTCGCATGGGCCCGGACGCGCCGGTGTGGCGTGCCCGGTTCGCGCGCGGCCTGCCCCCTCCGTGCGTGGGCAGCATGGGCCTGGCCATGGACGAGTGGCAGCCCGTGCCCCCTGGCGTTTCGACCCTCTATCTCTTCAACCCCCGGCCGTGGACGCCCGATGCGTTCGCTCGTGCCGTGGCGGAGACCCGACCATGA
- a CDS encoding (2Fe-2S)-binding protein — MPAHSFLLNGQPVSVDSPADLPLLWVLRDMLGVTGPKYGCGVGVCGACTSHLDGEAFRPCLHPVGDIAGREVKTIEGLADASGLHPVQEAWIAEDVAQCGFCQPGQIMAAVALLRRNPQPTDADIDAAMSDNVCRCGTYVRIRAAIHRAALLLRNGAGPRR, encoded by the coding sequence ATGCCGGCCCATTCCTTCCTCCTCAACGGTCAGCCGGTGTCGGTGGACTCGCCCGCGGACCTGCCCCTGTTGTGGGTGCTCCGCGACATGCTGGGCGTCACCGGCCCCAAGTACGGCTGCGGCGTGGGCGTCTGCGGCGCGTGCACCAGCCACCTGGACGGTGAAGCCTTCCGGCCCTGCCTCCACCCCGTGGGCGACATCGCGGGCCGCGAGGTGAAGACCATCGAAGGCCTGGCGGACGCATCCGGCCTGCATCCCGTGCAGGAGGCGTGGATCGCCGAGGACGTGGCCCAGTGCGGCTTCTGCCAGCCGGGGCAGATCATGGCCGCGGTCGCGCTCTTGCGAAGGAATCCCCAGCCGACCGACGCGGACATCGACGCGGCCATGAGCGACAACGTCTGCCGCTGCGGCACTTACGTCCGCATCCGCGCCGCCATCCACCGCGCGGCGCTGCTGCTGCGCAACGGCGCGGGCCCCCGCCGCTGA
- a CDS encoding xanthine dehydrogenase family protein molybdopterin-binding subunit, with product MADLPPTDTALPAPPEGLDRRKFLTWLVASPTLMIAARLALDVPSAEASEPSTAPEETPLNLYVAIRTDGRVVATLPRTEMGQGITTAVAMLVAEELDTGLDVVDVHTADADPRWLIQLTGLSSTMRYLAGPLRAAAADARARLVTAAAHRWRVLALTLTTARGEVRHPDGRRLGYGELAEDATRVLLPEVSPLPKSPSKYTVVGQPTGRVDARDIVTGAARFTLDLDIPDAVPTVVARPPTLLGKVQSFNASTARALPGVVGVVQIPSGIAVAARTYSQAFAARDALQVTWAAGPASHLSDADIRTRLRDAIGPRPLPPLFTTRVVEGRFDFPYLAHAPMETQSCVARVTADTAEIWSGVQDPKFARSQVAAALGWALTPQRVTVHPIRAGGGFGRRFFTEAAVEAALISRALGHPVKLMWSRNDEMRHGHYRPASHHRILASLGPGGSILGWQHRAAIPTVEFPHGFGDLLTSLVGQVLPDVTSAVFFALTQHVPYQFGWVAQELAEVPLPIPTASFRSVFTSQVGVANEIFVDQLARELQRDPVELRRSRLTSRRLKAVLERVVQEGAWGRALPPGVAQGVAVLEEWDSTIAHLVEVDVTSGTPRVLRVVIAADVGLPINPKGIEAQLQGAAMDAMSTTLSAGLHIDAGAVREGSFADYRWLRMKHAPASIQVHLVRSDDRVGGVGELGYPSAAAALANAIARATGTMPTRFPILDEGV from the coding sequence CGCCATCAGGACGGACGGACGCGTCGTCGCCACCCTGCCCCGCACGGAGATGGGCCAGGGCATCACCACCGCCGTGGCCATGCTCGTCGCGGAGGAACTCGACACGGGCCTCGACGTCGTGGACGTGCACACCGCCGACGCGGATCCGCGCTGGCTCATCCAGCTCACCGGCCTGTCCTCGACGATGCGCTACCTGGCCGGTCCGCTCCGCGCCGCCGCCGCGGATGCCCGGGCGCGGCTGGTCACCGCCGCCGCGCACCGCTGGCGGGTGCTGGCCCTCACGCTCACCACCGCGCGGGGAGAAGTGCGCCATCCCGACGGACGCAGGCTCGGCTACGGCGAGCTGGCGGAGGACGCCACGCGCGTGCTGCTGCCGGAGGTCTCTCCGCTGCCGAAGTCTCCGAGCAAGTACACCGTGGTCGGACAGCCCACGGGCCGCGTCGACGCCCGGGACATCGTCACCGGCGCGGCGCGCTTCACCCTGGACCTGGACATCCCGGACGCCGTGCCCACGGTGGTGGCGCGGCCTCCCACGCTGCTCGGCAAGGTCCAGTCCTTCAATGCCTCCACGGCCCGGGCCCTGCCTGGCGTGGTCGGCGTGGTGCAGATTCCCTCAGGCATCGCGGTGGCGGCGCGGACGTACTCGCAGGCCTTCGCCGCTCGCGACGCCTTGCAGGTCACCTGGGCCGCCGGCCCGGCCAGCCACCTCTCCGACGCCGACATCCGGACGCGGCTGCGTGACGCCATCGGGCCCCGGCCGCTGCCTCCGCTCTTCACGACCCGGGTCGTGGAGGGACGCTTCGACTTCCCGTACCTCGCGCACGCGCCCATGGAGACGCAGAGCTGCGTGGCGCGTGTGACGGCGGACACGGCGGAGATCTGGTCCGGCGTCCAGGATCCGAAGTTCGCGCGGAGCCAGGTCGCCGCGGCGCTCGGATGGGCGCTCACTCCGCAGCGGGTCACCGTGCATCCCATCCGCGCCGGAGGAGGCTTTGGCCGGCGCTTCTTCACCGAGGCCGCCGTGGAGGCCGCGCTCATCTCGCGCGCGCTCGGGCATCCGGTGAAGCTGATGTGGAGCCGCAACGACGAGATGCGCCACGGGCACTACCGGCCCGCCAGCCATCACCGCATCCTCGCCTCGCTGGGTCCCGGCGGTTCCATCCTCGGCTGGCAGCACCGCGCCGCCATCCCCACCGTGGAGTTCCCCCACGGCTTCGGAGACCTGCTCACCTCCCTGGTCGGACAGGTCCTGCCGGACGTCACCAGCGCGGTGTTCTTCGCGCTGACGCAGCACGTCCCCTACCAGTTCGGCTGGGTGGCGCAGGAGCTGGCCGAGGTGCCGCTCCCCATTCCCACCGCGTCCTTCCGCTCCGTCTTCACCAGCCAGGTGGGCGTGGCCAACGAAATCTTCGTCGACCAGTTGGCCCGCGAGCTCCAGCGCGACCCGGTGGAGCTGCGGCGCTCCCGCCTCACGTCCCGCAGGCTCAAGGCCGTGCTGGAGCGGGTGGTGCAAGAAGGCGCCTGGGGCCGCGCGCTGCCTCCCGGTGTCGCGCAGGGTGTCGCCGTGCTGGAGGAGTGGGACAGCACCATCGCCCACCTCGTCGAAGTGGACGTCACGTCCGGGACGCCGCGCGTGCTGCGCGTGGTCATCGCCGCGGACGTGGGGCTGCCCATCAACCCGAAGGGCATCGAGGCCCAGCTCCAGGGCGCCGCGATGGACGCGATGTCCACCACGTTGAGCGCCGGGCTCCACATCGACGCGGGCGCCGTGCGCGAGGGCAGCTTCGCGGACTACCGGTGGCTGCGGATGAAGCACGCCCCCGCCTCCATCCAGGTGCACCTCGTGCGCTCCGACGACCGCGTGGGCGGCGTGGGAGAGCTGGGCTACCCCAGCGCGGCGGCGGCCCTGGCCAACGCCATTGCCCGGGCGACGGGCACCATGCCCACGCGCTTTCCCATCCTCGACGAGGGAGTCTGA